In Streptococcus dysgalactiae subsp. dysgalactiae, the following are encoded in one genomic region:
- a CDS encoding thiamine pyrophosphate-dependent dehydrogenase E1 component subunit alpha, whose product MVTVSKEQHLDMFLKMERIREFDSRINKLVRRGFVQGMTHFSVGEEAANVGAVAHLTYDDIIFSNHRGHGQSIAKDMDLNKMMAELAGKATGVSKGRGGSMHLADFEKGNYGTNGIVGGGYALAVGAALTQQYKGTNNIAVAFSGDGATNEGSFHESVNMAATWKLPVIFFIINNRYGISMSINNATNTPHLYTRAEAYGIPGFYCEDGNDLMAVYETMGKAVEHVRGGNGPAIVEVESYRWFGHSTADAGKYRTKEEVDEWKEKDPMIKYRTYLTSEGIATDDELDAIQAQVKKEVDDAYEFAQNSPDPELSVAFEDVWVD is encoded by the coding sequence ATGGTAACAGTTTCTAAAGAACAACATTTGGATATGTTCCTTAAAATGGAACGTATTCGTGAATTTGATTCACGTATTAATAAACTCGTCCGTCGTGGATTTGTACAAGGGATGACTCACTTCTCTGTTGGTGAAGAAGCAGCTAATGTTGGTGCAGTGGCTCACTTGACTTACGATGATATTATTTTCTCAAATCACCGTGGACATGGTCAATCAATCGCAAAAGATATGGACCTTAACAAAATGATGGCTGAACTTGCAGGTAAAGCAACTGGTGTCTCTAAAGGACGCGGTGGCTCAATGCACTTGGCTGACTTTGAAAAAGGAAACTATGGTACCAATGGTATCGTTGGTGGTGGTTACGCTCTTGCAGTAGGTGCAGCGCTTACCCAACAATATAAAGGAACTAACAACATTGCTGTTGCTTTCTCAGGCGATGGTGCTACTAATGAAGGATCATTCCACGAGTCTGTCAATATGGCTGCAACATGGAAACTTCCTGTTATTTTCTTTATCATTAATAACCGTTATGGAATCTCCATGAGCATTAACAATGCGACAAACACACCGCATTTATACACACGTGCAGAAGCTTACGGTATTCCAGGATTCTACTGTGAAGATGGAAATGACTTGATGGCTGTCTATGAAACAATGGGCAAAGCTGTTGAGCATGTTCGTGGCGGAAATGGCCCAGCTATTGTTGAGGTAGAATCATACCGTTGGTTTGGTCACTCAACTGCAGATGCTGGTAAATACCGTACTAAAGAAGAAGTTGATGAGTGGAAAGAAAAAGATCCAATGATCAAATATCGTACTTATCTGACAAGCGAAGGCATTGCCACTGATGACGAATTGGATGCTATTCAAGCACAAGTCAAAAAAGAGGTTGACGATGCTTACGAATTTGCACAAAATAGTCCAGATCCAGAACTTTCAGTAGCCTTCGAAGACGTTTGGGTTGACTAA
- a CDS encoding ABC-F family ATP-binding cassette domain-containing protein: MIILQGNKLERSFSGDVLFQNISLQVDERDRIALVGPNGAGKSTLLKLLVGEETPTSGEINTKKDLTLSYLAQNSHFESDKTIYEEMLKVFEALRQDEKRLRQMEMDMVTVSGQDLTRLMMDYDLLAERFRQQGGFTYEAEIKAILNGFKFDESMWQMTIAELSGGQNTRLALAKMLLEKPELLVLDEPTNHLDIETIAWLENYLANYQGALIIVSHDRYFLDKVATVTLDLTPNGLDRYSGNYSRFMALKAEKLVAEEKQFDKQQKEIAKLEDFVQKNIVRASTTKRAQARRKQLEKIERLDKPTSGRKSAHMTFHAEKPSGNVVLRVEEAAIGYGDQVLSEPINVDINKLDAIAVVGPNGIGKSTLIKSIIGQLPLLKGQLKYGANVETGYYDQTQSHLTPSNMVLEELWQDFSTTPEVDIRNRLGAFLFSGDDVKKSVSMLSGGEKARLLLAKLSMENNNFLVLDEPTNHLDIDSKEVLENALIDFDGTLLFVSHDRYFINRLATKVLEITEKGSTLYLGDYDYYLEKKAELEELARLAAGEDVEETVTVEASATDYQLQKANQKERRRLARRYEEIEARLEIIEERIGAIQEDMHACNDTIQLMTWQEEWDQLDQEQQLLMEEWESIAEQIES; the protein is encoded by the coding sequence ATGATTATTTTACAAGGAAACAAGTTAGAACGCTCTTTCTCAGGAGATGTTCTTTTTCAAAACATATCACTGCAAGTTGATGAACGTGACCGCATTGCCTTGGTTGGTCCTAATGGAGCTGGCAAGTCCACTTTACTAAAATTATTGGTTGGTGAAGAAACGCCAACGAGCGGAGAAATTAATACTAAAAAAGACCTAACCTTGTCTTATCTGGCTCAAAATAGTCATTTTGAATCAGATAAAACGATATATGAGGAAATGCTCAAGGTTTTCGAAGCATTACGCCAAGATGAAAAGCGTCTCCGTCAGATGGAAATGGATATGGTAACCGTTTCAGGTCAGGACTTAACACGGCTGATGATGGATTATGATCTTTTAGCAGAACGTTTTCGTCAGCAAGGCGGCTTTACATATGAAGCTGAGATTAAAGCCATTTTAAATGGTTTTAAATTTGATGAAAGCATGTGGCAGATGACTATCGCTGAGTTGTCTGGCGGACAAAATACCCGTTTAGCCTTGGCCAAGATGTTGTTAGAAAAGCCAGAACTATTGGTCCTTGATGAGCCAACAAACCACTTAGATATTGAAACCATTGCCTGGTTAGAGAACTACTTGGCCAATTATCAAGGAGCTCTAATCATTGTGAGTCACGACCGTTATTTTCTAGACAAAGTGGCGACCGTGACCTTAGATTTGACGCCTAACGGTTTAGATCGGTATAGTGGTAACTATTCTCGTTTTATGGCCTTAAAAGCTGAAAAACTAGTAGCCGAAGAAAAACAGTTCGATAAACAACAAAAAGAAATTGCCAAGCTAGAAGATTTTGTTCAAAAAAACATTGTCAGGGCCTCTACCACAAAAAGGGCTCAGGCTAGGCGCAAGCAATTGGAAAAAATAGAGCGTTTGGACAAACCCACAAGTGGGCGTAAATCTGCTCATATGACATTTCATGCAGAAAAACCATCAGGAAATGTTGTGCTAAGAGTTGAGGAAGCAGCGATCGGTTATGGAGACCAAGTCTTGTCCGAACCTATTAATGTAGATATCAATAAGTTGGATGCTATTGCCGTTGTAGGGCCAAATGGTATTGGTAAATCGACCTTAATCAAGTCGATTATTGGACAATTGCCTTTGCTCAAAGGACAACTCAAGTATGGTGCCAATGTCGAAACAGGTTATTATGACCAAACTCAATCGCATTTGACGCCAAGCAATATGGTTTTGGAAGAATTATGGCAGGACTTTTCAACCACTCCAGAAGTCGATATCAGAAACCGATTAGGAGCCTTTCTCTTCTCTGGAGATGATGTCAAAAAATCGGTGTCCATGCTGTCAGGTGGCGAAAAAGCCCGTCTTCTTCTTGCAAAGTTATCTATGGAAAACAATAATTTTCTTGTTTTGGACGAGCCGACTAACCATTTGGATATTGATAGCAAGGAAGTGCTCGAAAATGCTCTGATAGATTTTGATGGCACTTTACTTTTTGTCAGTCATGACCGCTATTTTATTAATCGTTTAGCGACCAAAGTGTTAGAAATTACTGAAAAAGGTTCAACACTTTACTTAGGTGACTATGATTATTACCTTGAGAAAAAGGCAGAACTAGAAGAATTAGCCCGCCTAGCAGCAGGAGAGGATGTTGAGGAAACAGTAACAGTAGAAGCCTCTGCCACTGATTATCAGCTACAAAAAGCTAATCAAAAAGAGCGTCGTCGCTTGGCTCGACGATATGAGGAGATTGAAGCAAGATTGGAAATCATTGAAGAGCGTATTGGTGCTATTCAAGAAGACATGCATGCTTGCAATGATACAATTCAGTTAATGACATGGCAAGAAGAGTGGGACCAATTGGATCAAGAACAACAGCTTCTCATGGAAGAATGGGAAAGCATCGCTGAACAAATAGAATCATAA
- a CDS encoding alpha/beta hydrolase, with amino-acid sequence MASISIEYHSTVLEMERRVQVIYPDQSEISKEEQGDKDIPVLYLLHGMGGNENSWQKRTDIERLLRHTNLIVVMPSTDLGWYTDTAYGLNYYQALSQELPQVLASFFPNMTQKREKTFVAGLSMGGYGAFKWALKSNRFSYAASFSGALDFSPEILLEGQLGEPAYWQGVFGAFDDSNLKRHYLKTMVSESDRKSKFYAWCGYEDFLFAANEKAIADFRAQGLDIDYHKGHGKHEWYYWNQQLEALLEWLPINYQKEERLS; translated from the coding sequence ATGGCAAGTATTTCGATTGAATACCATTCAACGGTTTTAGAGATGGAGCGTAGGGTTCAGGTTATTTATCCTGATCAATCGGAAATCTCTAAAGAAGAACAAGGGGACAAAGATATTCCAGTTTTATACCTACTACATGGGATGGGAGGCAATGAAAACTCTTGGCAAAAGCGAACGGATATTGAACGCTTGTTGCGGCATACCAATTTGATAGTCGTTATGCCTTCGACAGACCTAGGTTGGTATACAGACACGGCTTATGGGCTTAACTATTATCAGGCGTTGTCACAAGAGTTACCACAGGTCTTAGCATCTTTCTTTCCTAATATGACCCAGAAACGTGAAAAAACGTTCGTTGCTGGTCTGTCAATGGGAGGTTATGGAGCCTTTAAGTGGGCACTCAAAAGCAATCGCTTTTCTTATGCGGCCTCGTTTTCAGGAGCTTTGGATTTTTCTCCGGAGATCTTACTTGAGGGACAACTAGGAGAACCAGCCTATTGGCAAGGTGTTTTTGGAGCCTTTGACGACTCTAATCTTAAAAGGCATTACCTTAAAACGATGGTAAGCGAGAGTGATCGCAAGTCTAAGTTCTATGCTTGGTGTGGTTATGAGGATTTCCTTTTTGCCGCTAATGAAAAAGCTATTGCTGATTTTCGAGCTCAAGGTCTTGACATTGACTATCATAAAGGTCATGGTAAACATGAGTGGTACTATTGGAACCAGCAATTAGAAGCTCTGTTAGAGTGGTTACCGATAAACTACCAAAAAGAAGAAAGGTTGTCTTAA
- a CDS encoding ribonuclease J, translating into MTDIKLIALGGVREYGKNFYLVEINDSMFILDAGLKYPENEQLGVDLVIPNLDYVIENKDKVQGIFLSHGHADAIGALPYLLSEVSAPVFGSELTIELAKLFVKGNNNTKKFNNFHVVDSETEIEFKDGLVSFFKTTHSIPESMGVVIGTDKGNIVYTGDFKFDQAAREGYQTDLLRLAEIGKEGVLALLSDSANATSNDQIASESEVGEEMDSVIADADGRVIVAAVASNLVRIQQVFDSAVAYGRRVVLTGTDVENIVRTALRLKKLMITDERLLIKPKDMFKFEDHELIILEAGRMGEPINSLQKMAAGRHRYVQIKEGDLVYIVTTPSTAKEAMVARVENLIYKAGGSVKLITQNLRVSGHANGRDLQLLINLTKPQYLFPVQGEYRDLAAHAKLAEEVGIFPENIHIMKRGDIMVLNEEGFLHEGSVPASDVMIDGNAIGDVGNIVLRDRKVLSEDGIFIVAITVSKKEKRIISKAKVNTRGFVYVKKSRDILRESAELVNKTVEAYLQKDTFDWGELKGNVRDDLSKFLFEQTKRRPAILPVVMEVR; encoded by the coding sequence ATGACTGATATCAAATTGATTGCCTTAGGAGGGGTCCGTGAATACGGAAAGAACTTCTATTTGGTAGAAATTAACGATTCCATGTTTATTTTGGATGCTGGGCTTAAATACCCAGAAAATGAACAACTTGGGGTTGATTTAGTTATCCCCAATTTAGACTATGTGATTGAAAACAAAGACAAGGTCCAAGGGATTTTCTTGAGCCATGGGCATGCAGATGCCATTGGTGCCTTACCTTATTTATTGTCAGAAGTATCGGCTCCTGTCTTTGGATCTGAATTGACCATTGAGTTGGCAAAATTATTTGTCAAAGGCAATAATAACACTAAGAAATTTAACAATTTCCATGTGGTGGATAGTGAAACAGAAATCGAATTTAAAGATGGCTTGGTGTCCTTCTTTAAAACAACACACTCTATTCCGGAAAGCATGGGGGTAGTGATTGGCACAGATAAAGGAAACATTGTTTATACCGGTGACTTCAAGTTTGACCAGGCGGCCCGTGAAGGTTACCAGACGGATTTACTACGTCTAGCTGAGATTGGGAAAGAAGGCGTCTTAGCGCTTTTGTCTGATTCTGCAAATGCCACTAGCAACGATCAGATTGCTAGTGAATCTGAAGTTGGGGAAGAAATGGATAGTGTTATTGCAGATGCTGATGGCCGTGTTATTGTGGCGGCAGTGGCGTCTAACCTTGTCCGTATCCAGCAGGTCTTTGATTCAGCTGTTGCCTATGGACGTCGTGTGGTCTTAACGGGAACAGACGTTGAAAATATTGTACGAACAGCTCTACGATTGAAAAAATTGATGATTACAGACGAGCGTTTGCTGATCAAGCCAAAAGACATGTTTAAGTTCGAAGACCACGAACTTATTATTCTTGAGGCTGGTCGCATGGGTGAGCCTATCAACAGTTTGCAAAAAATGGCAGCGGGACGTCATCGTTATGTTCAGATTAAAGAAGGCGATCTTGTTTACATCGTGACAACCCCAAGTACTGCAAAAGAAGCTATGGTGGCGCGTGTTGAAAACTTGATTTACAAGGCTGGTGGTTCTGTCAAATTAATTACCCAAAACTTACGTGTCTCAGGCCATGCGAATGGACGTGATTTGCAACTGTTGATTAATTTAACGAAGCCTCAGTATCTCTTCCCCGTTCAGGGAGAGTACCGTGACCTAGCTGCTCATGCTAAGTTAGCTGAAGAGGTCGGCATTTTCCCTGAAAATATTCATATTATGAAACGCGGCGATATCATGGTTCTTAATGAGGAAGGCTTCCTCCATGAAGGAAGTGTGCCTGCCAGCGATGTCATGATTGATGGGAATGCTATCGGTGACGTTGGTAATATTGTATTAAGAGACCGTAAAGTCTTGTCAGAAGATGGTATCTTTATTGTTGCTATTACAGTTTCCAAAAAAGAAAAACGCATTATTTCAAAAGCCAAGGTGAACACTCGCGGATTTGTCTATGTTAAGAAAAGCCGTGATATTTTAAGAGAAAGTGCTGAATTGGTCAATAAAACGGTTGAAGCCTATCTCCAAAAAGATACCTTTGATTGGGGAGAATTAAAAGGGAATGTCAGAGATGATTTGTCTAAATTCTTATTTGAACAAACCAAACGACGCCCAGCTATTCTACCTGTGGTCATGGAAGTTCGCTAA
- a CDS encoding ABC transporter ATP-binding protein yields the protein MTAIIELIHATVEVNNGFDDIKTILDDVSLTIYEHDFLTILGGNGAGKSTLFNVIAGTLMLTRGQIKILGQDVTTWPAEKRALYLSRVFQDPKMGTAPRMTVSENLLIAQQRGEKRSLVSRKITEHLASFEDLVKRTGNGLEKHLETPTGLLSGGQRQALSLLMATLKKPELLLLDEHTAALDPKTSQSLMRLTDEFVTRDHLTALMITHHLEDALTYGNRLIVMKNGKIIKDLNQADKAQLTIADYYQLFD from the coding sequence ATGACAGCAATTATTGAATTAATCCATGCGACAGTGGAAGTGAATAACGGTTTTGATGATATTAAAACTATTTTAGACGATGTCTCATTGACGATTTATGAACACGATTTTTTAACGATCTTAGGTGGGAATGGGGCTGGCAAGTCCACTCTCTTTAATGTCATCGCGGGGACTCTCATGTTAACGAGGGGGCAAATCAAGATTCTAGGGCAAGATGTGACGACCTGGCCCGCTGAAAAAAGAGCTCTTTATTTATCACGTGTTTTCCAAGACCCTAAAATGGGAACAGCTCCTCGAATGACTGTGTCTGAAAATCTCTTAATTGCTCAACAAAGAGGTGAAAAACGCTCTTTAGTTTCTCGGAAAATAACAGAGCACTTAGCTAGTTTTGAAGACTTGGTTAAACGAACAGGGAACGGCTTAGAAAAGCATTTGGAAACACCAACCGGTCTCCTATCAGGAGGTCAAAGGCAGGCTTTAAGTTTATTAATGGCAACCCTGAAAAAACCAGAATTATTGTTGCTAGATGAGCATACCGCTGCTCTAGATCCTAAAACAAGTCAGTCCTTGATGCGCTTAACCGATGAATTTGTGACAAGGGATCATTTAACAGCTCTGATGATTACCCATCATCTGGAAGATGCCTTAACTTATGGCAACCGCCTCATTGTGATGAAAAATGGGAAAATCATCAAAGATCTCAATCAAGCTGATAAGGCCCAACTAACCATTGCCGATTATTACCAGCTTTTTGATTAA
- a CDS encoding ABC transporter permease: MIISSVSQGLFWGILGLGIYLTFRILNFPDMTTEGSFPLGGAVTITAISLGWNPLVATVLGMIAGALAGLLTGLLYTKGKIPTILAGILVMTSCNSIMLMVMGKANLGLHESRRIQDYLPFSADVNSLLTGLIAVVMVISLLIYFLYTNLGQAYIATGDNRDMAKSFGIKTDRMEVMGLVVSNALIALSGALVSQQDGYADVSKGIGVIVIGLASIIVGEVLYSTSLTLLERLIAIVVGSILYQFLISTVIALGFNTNYLKLFSALVLALCLMVPVLKQRFFKGMRLSR; encoded by the coding sequence ATGATTATTTCATCAGTTTCACAAGGTCTCTTTTGGGGGATTTTGGGATTAGGTATTTACCTAACGTTTAGAATTTTAAATTTTCCAGACATGACCACTGAAGGTTCCTTTCCCTTAGGAGGTGCTGTTACCATTACCGCAATAAGTTTAGGTTGGAATCCTTTGGTAGCAACTGTCCTTGGGATGATTGCGGGAGCTCTGGCAGGTTTATTGACAGGTCTCTTATACACTAAAGGAAAAATCCCAACGATTTTAGCTGGAATCTTAGTCATGACCTCTTGTAATTCTATTATGCTAATGGTGATGGGGAAGGCTAATTTGGGCTTACATGAGAGCAGACGTATCCAAGACTACTTGCCTTTTTCAGCAGACGTTAATAGCCTACTCACAGGCCTAATTGCAGTTGTTATGGTGATTAGCCTCTTGATTTATTTTCTATATACTAATCTTGGACAAGCCTATATTGCCACGGGTGACAATAGGGACATGGCTAAGAGTTTTGGAATTAAGACCGACCGTATGGAAGTGATGGGATTAGTGGTGTCTAATGCTTTGATTGCTTTATCAGGTGCCTTGGTTAGTCAACAAGATGGCTATGCGGACGTGTCAAAAGGGATTGGGGTTATTGTTATTGGTTTAGCAAGTATTATTGTTGGAGAAGTCCTTTATTCCACAAGTTTAACACTATTGGAACGCTTGATTGCTATTGTCGTAGGATCAATTCTTTATCAATTTTTGATTTCAACGGTTATTGCTTTAGGTTTTAACACTAATTATCTAAAACTGTTTAGTGCTCTCGTCTTAGCGCTATGTCTGATGGTTCCAGTGTTGAAGCAGCGCTTTTTTAAAGGGATGAGGTTATCACGATGA
- the trpX gene encoding tryptophan ABC transporter substrate-binding protein yields MKNKSLIATLILLTVMVIGSLLSKGVSQANRDLANQQNIKIGILQLVTHEALDDIEQGIEDQLSKHIPKGKKVIITLMNAEGDQSKIQTMSRQLTQSGNDLVIGIATPAAQGLSAVTKDIPVVMSAISDPVGAKLVKDLEKPESNVTGLSNKVPVKQTVDLINELSPEVKRIGVLYASNEDNSLSQVKAFRQLAQKKGYQIVPYAVPSTNEVPATMSVMLRKVDAIFIPQDNTIASAFSSVVSASKAAKVPVYSSVDTMVEEGSLASISQSQYQLGVETANQVLQLLKGKAVSDIPVKVVDDGKPLINRKVAEELGIIIPPRLLKTVTVIE; encoded by the coding sequence ATGAAAAACAAGAGTTTAATAGCGACGCTAATCTTGCTGACAGTCATGGTGATAGGCTCTCTATTATCAAAAGGAGTATCACAGGCAAACCGTGATTTAGCTAACCAACAAAATATTAAAATTGGTATCTTACAACTGGTTACCCACGAAGCCCTAGACGATATTGAGCAAGGCATTGAGGATCAACTGAGCAAGCATATCCCAAAAGGGAAAAAAGTGATCATTACACTCATGAATGCCGAAGGGGATCAAAGTAAAATTCAAACCATGAGTCGCCAATTAACGCAATCAGGAAATGATTTGGTGATTGGGATTGCCACGCCAGCTGCTCAAGGATTATCCGCTGTAACTAAGGATATTCCAGTTGTCATGTCAGCTATCTCAGATCCTGTCGGTGCCAAGTTGGTCAAAGATTTGGAAAAACCTGAAAGCAATGTTACGGGTCTTTCCAATAAGGTTCCCGTCAAGCAAACTGTTGATCTGATTAATGAGCTATCACCCGAAGTGAAGCGAATTGGAGTTTTGTATGCTAGCAATGAGGACAATTCTTTGTCTCAAGTGAAAGCCTTCCGCCAGCTAGCTCAGAAAAAAGGTTACCAAATCGTTCCTTACGCGGTGCCTTCCACCAATGAGGTACCGGCGACCATGTCTGTCATGTTGCGTAAGGTAGATGCTATATTTATTCCGCAAGATAATACGATTGCCAGTGCCTTTTCATCTGTCGTTTCTGCCAGTAAAGCCGCAAAGGTTCCAGTCTACTCTAGTGTGGACACGATGGTAGAAGAAGGAAGCTTAGCCTCTATTTCTCAAAGTCAATATCAATTAGGGGTTGAGACAGCTAATCAAGTACTTCAGCTCCTGAAAGGAAAAGCAGTGTCTGATATCCCTGTTAAAGTCGTTGATGATGGAAAACCATTGATTAATCGGAAAGTAGCAGAAGAACTAGGCATAATTATACCACCAAGACTGTTGAAGACAGTCACCGTTATAGAATAA
- a CDS encoding ISLre2 family transposase, with product MRFDEKTFLVERNRQSELAFLKQVAAYDKQVASTMRMNGYRRIDAPERTVLFTFGEMTFSRNRWCKGKKTRYPVDEWLGLKKYLRYSPELLFQLAKLASKMSYREVCRSVRDTYRLSITKDTVLKAVKMAENLFFERERYRFFVEKESPHKLKVQQFCIEGDGVMVKTTSGKDERHNTDLAHFLIHTGSKKVGKNRYILQNKHEIIHTNYDKAMSELLDYLYNHFELTDQTLLVTNSDNGKGYTRRAFQEIKKALGIKHHEHFWDSYHLNDSLKQFFKPYPKLLRDLAFKAIETHRKSLLRTVFDTTESLVTSEEEYERLIAFKQKLFRNFKDTKPAKLRGLASRGIGVMESQHRKVTYRMKHRGMYWSLKGAYAMAKLILLERIDQLENLFFGDWRKRYEEYKGTRLGVGHLVDHYPHGAVIIKH from the coding sequence ATGAGATTTGATGAAAAAACTTTTTTAGTAGAGCGTAATAGACAAAGTGAACTAGCCTTTCTAAAGCAAGTGGCAGCTTATGATAAGCAAGTCGCATCAACGATGCGTATGAATGGATATCGAAGAATTGACGCCCCAGAACGAACAGTCCTTTTTACTTTTGGAGAAATGACTTTCTCAAGAAATAGATGGTGTAAAGGGAAAAAGACACGTTATCCCGTAGATGAATGGCTAGGTTTAAAGAAGTATCTGCGCTATTCTCCAGAGTTGCTATTTCAATTAGCTAAGCTAGCCTCTAAGATGTCTTACAGAGAAGTTTGTCGTTCGGTTCGTGATACTTACCGCTTGAGTATTACTAAAGATACGGTTTTAAAAGCTGTTAAAATGGCCGAGAATCTCTTTTTTGAACGAGAGCGTTATCGCTTCTTTGTTGAAAAAGAATCACCACATAAATTAAAGGTACAACAATTCTGTATTGAAGGGGATGGTGTGATGGTAAAAACAACTTCAGGAAAAGATGAACGACATAATACGGACCTGGCCCATTTCCTTATCCATACAGGCTCTAAAAAGGTTGGCAAAAACCGCTACATCCTGCAAAACAAGCACGAGATTATTCATACCAATTACGATAAAGCAATGTCAGAGCTGCTTGATTATCTCTATAATCATTTTGAACTAACAGATCAAACGTTGCTTGTGACAAATTCAGATAACGGTAAAGGTTACACGAGACGTGCCTTTCAGGAAATTAAGAAAGCACTGGGAATTAAACATCATGAACATTTTTGGGATAGTTATCACCTAAATGATAGTCTAAAACAGTTTTTTAAACCCTATCCTAAACTATTAAGAGATTTAGCGTTTAAGGCTATCGAAACACATCGAAAATCATTATTACGAACTGTTTTTGATACAACAGAATCACTGGTTACGAGTGAAGAAGAGTATGAGCGTTTGATTGCCTTTAAACAAAAACTCTTTAGGAACTTTAAGGATACTAAGCCGGCTAAGTTAAGAGGTTTAGCGTCAAGAGGAATTGGTGTTATGGAGTCGCAACATCGGAAAGTCACGTATCGTATGAAACATCGAGGAATGTATTGGAGTCTTAAGGGGGCTTATGCGATGGCTAAGTTAATCCTCTTGGAGAGAATCGATCAATTAGAAAATTTATTCTTTGGTGATTGGCGCAAACGGTACGAAGAATATAAAGGAACACGTTTAGGAGTAGGCCATTTAGTTGATCATTATCCCCATGGGGCAGTCATTATTAAGCATTAG